A DNA window from Ignavibacteriales bacterium contains the following coding sequences:
- a CDS encoding T9SS type A sorting domain-containing protein: MRAWAMCMLLLISNYLVAQKRNEFSQPLRKLASVRQVHTTTITPRDTVRMLAIMVEFKKDAFEQTTGDGTFQTSGSSKQIDPPPHDSLYFQNKIQFVRNYFKRVSNGKLTLIGNVYGQNRRITLSKPMKFYSPPTFTNDNKELADLAQESWQIADSLYPEINFSQYNIFVIFHAGVGRDIELVPNYTPFDIPSLYLDSTAFAAALRQSSFQGFVHGVIKNTIILPETESRDVLTGFGTTLLQLSINGLFAASVGSYLGLPDLFNTKTGSSGIGQFGLMDGAAIFAYSGLFPPEPSAWEKMFLGWVTPIIIGNSTTLSVPAVGLKYPMQQDTVYKIPITSSEYFIVENRNRNPKGTGVDVKIADANGDTLWRHFDQDTPGFNTYTDSLISGSIVDVSNFDWALVGYTDTTHENDGGGILIWHIDESVIQAGLSTNSVNTNPNHRGVDLEEADGAKDIGLSEPGSGPENGSPLDCWFAENNATPYKNIFDQKSFPNSNSFSAAASVVTLKNFSVRSPRMTLTVEFGNLVFQRDSLMRRAFKNTVVTSFPTSTKNHLYLPTSNGIYALQNNGQSLLGDPTGILVPSETANGIAVYQQTDSEIAACVQDSTINIFHLTSLNNQGVYDSVQRFAHTINQRFTTSPCFAARNIYISILVGTYSGKVFEFNVNGDLISQRSVANAPISSLALLPTPSLSKPEEYFCTSGNKIYSEHDSIALPASQDGWMLAAAVSRKGNYLISAEKNGNRIISFDQSLSLKNYEISIPGSGIQELAIADIDGDGEKDAIIQSVNSLSVINRIGSMLDGFPIQARNGLEFTGTPLVVDFNGDAKQEVILLTNDGEMWVYDRNGKLLSGFPVEVTSPGKAFPMAYTSPSNKLGIAILSENGSFDAYLTSSSATSASLTWWQHLGDERHSNAEVSVSPFISASIEFFPKSRVYNWPNPVYGQSTQIRYFTAEDANVTITILDLSGVKITELTGQGTAGMDNEVTWNVSNIQSGVYLARVDARGVTKSEVVFIKIAVVK, encoded by the coding sequence ATGCGAGCATGGGCAATGTGTATGTTGCTCCTCATAAGCAATTATTTAGTTGCACAAAAACGAAATGAGTTCTCGCAGCCGCTGAGAAAACTCGCGAGTGTCAGGCAGGTACACACGACCACAATAACGCCGCGGGACACCGTCCGCATGCTCGCTATTATGGTAGAATTTAAAAAAGATGCTTTTGAACAAACGACAGGAGATGGTACATTTCAAACCTCTGGTTCTTCTAAGCAAATTGATCCGCCGCCGCATGATTCGTTGTATTTCCAAAACAAGATTCAGTTTGTCAGAAATTATTTCAAGAGGGTGTCAAACGGAAAACTTACTCTCATCGGCAATGTGTACGGTCAGAACAGACGCATAACGCTTTCGAAACCGATGAAGTTTTACTCGCCTCCGACATTCACGAACGATAATAAGGAGCTTGCTGATCTGGCACAAGAGAGCTGGCAGATTGCAGATTCCCTCTATCCGGAAATCAATTTTTCACAGTACAATATATTTGTCATTTTTCATGCGGGGGTTGGACGGGATATTGAATTAGTCCCCAACTATACTCCGTTTGATATTCCCTCATTGTACTTGGATTCAACTGCATTTGCAGCTGCATTGAGACAATCATCGTTCCAGGGTTTTGTCCATGGTGTTATCAAAAATACAATTATTTTACCGGAGACTGAATCCCGCGACGTTCTTACAGGTTTTGGCACGACGCTACTTCAATTAAGCATCAACGGATTGTTTGCTGCTTCGGTAGGAAGTTATTTAGGGTTGCCGGATTTATTCAATACGAAAACGGGAAGTTCCGGTATCGGACAGTTTGGATTGATGGATGGCGCAGCGATCTTTGCATACAGCGGACTCTTTCCACCGGAGCCAAGCGCATGGGAAAAGATGTTTTTAGGATGGGTTACACCGATCATTATTGGAAATTCCACAACTCTATCCGTGCCGGCAGTCGGATTAAAATATCCAATGCAGCAAGACACAGTCTATAAGATTCCTATAACGTCATCGGAATATTTCATCGTAGAAAACAGAAATAGAAATCCCAAAGGGACGGGTGTCGATGTCAAGATTGCGGATGCGAACGGGGATACCCTCTGGCGTCATTTTGACCAGGATACTCCGGGCTTCAATACGTATACCGATAGCCTCATCAGCGGATCTATCGTCGATGTCAGCAACTTTGATTGGGCGCTCGTCGGCTATACCGACACGACTCATGAAAATGATGGAGGCGGAATACTTATCTGGCACATTGACGAAAGTGTCATTCAAGCGGGATTAAGTACTAATTCCGTTAACACGAATCCGAATCACCGAGGCGTCGATTTGGAAGAGGCTGACGGTGCAAAAGATATCGGCCTGTCGGAACCAGGCTCCGGACCAGAAAACGGAAGCCCGTTAGATTGCTGGTTTGCAGAAAATAATGCAACGCCTTATAAAAATATCTTTGATCAGAAATCTTTTCCGAATAGCAATAGCTTTTCTGCTGCTGCAAGTGTAGTGACTCTGAAGAATTTTAGTGTACGGTCACCACGCATGACACTCACAGTGGAATTTGGAAACCTGGTGTTTCAGCGGGATTCTTTGATGCGCCGAGCATTTAAAAACACGGTTGTGACATCATTCCCGACTTCAACAAAAAATCATCTCTATCTTCCGACAAGCAATGGAATTTATGCGCTCCAAAACAATGGACAAAGTTTATTAGGAGATCCGACAGGTATCTTAGTACCATCTGAAACTGCCAATGGCATTGCCGTATATCAGCAAACGGACAGTGAAATTGCAGCCTGCGTTCAGGATAGCACGATTAACATTTTTCATCTTACTTCACTCAACAATCAAGGTGTATATGATAGTGTGCAACGGTTTGCACACACAATAAATCAAAGGTTTACGACATCACCATGTTTTGCAGCAAGAAATATCTATATATCGATTCTTGTTGGAACATATTCAGGGAAAGTGTTTGAGTTTAATGTCAACGGAGATTTAATTTCTCAGCGTTCCGTGGCAAATGCACCAATATCTTCCCTTGCTCTCTTGCCAACGCCTTCACTATCGAAGCCTGAAGAATATTTTTGTACTTCCGGCAATAAGATTTATAGCGAACACGACTCGATAGCGTTGCCCGCTTCACAAGACGGCTGGATGCTTGCGGCGGCCGTATCACGAAAAGGAAATTATCTCATCTCAGCAGAAAAGAATGGCAACAGAATAATCTCTTTTGATCAATCCTTATCCCTGAAGAATTATGAAATCAGTATTCCGGGTTCTGGAATTCAAGAGCTTGCTATAGCTGATATTGATGGAGATGGGGAAAAAGACGCTATAATCCAATCCGTAAATTCTCTCTCAGTAATTAATCGCATCGGTTCTATGCTTGACGGTTTCCCAATCCAAGCACGAAACGGCTTGGAATTTACAGGAACACCGCTTGTCGTGGATTTCAACGGCGATGCCAAACAAGAAGTTATTCTCCTGACAAATGATGGCGAGATGTGGGTGTACGATCGAAACGGAAAATTATTATCGGGTTTCCCTGTGGAAGTAACTTCTCCGGGAAAAGCATTTCCCATGGCTTATACAAGTCCATCTAACAAATTGGGTATAGCCATTCTTTCCGAAAACGGTTCATTCGATGCATACCTTACTTCGAGCTCGGCAACATCAGCCTCGTTAACGTGGTGGCAGCATTTGGGAGATGAGCGGCACAGCAACGCGGAGGTGAGTGTTTCACCATTTATTTCAGCGAGTATAGAATTCTTTCCAAAGTCACGCGTATATAACTGGCCGAATCCTGTTTATGGCCAATCAACACAAATTCGGTACTTTACAGCTGAGGATGCGAATGTCACGATCACCATTCTTGACCTTTCAGGTGTGAAGATAACAGAATTGACAGGGCAAGGAACGGCAGGAATGGACAATGAAGTAACATGGAATGTCTCGAATATTCAGAGCGGAGTCTATCTTGCTCGCGTTGATGCGCGTGGTGTAACCAAGAGTGAAGTAGTGTTTATCAAGATAGCCGTGGTGAAATAA